The genomic stretch AGTGCCTAAGGCAAGGCTAGTCGCAAAAGGTTTCAAAGAACTAAATGTCAGTGACCTTCCTAAAAACTCTGCTACTTGTGCTTCAGATTCTCTAAGAGTTTTTATGGCAATCATATGTCACGGGAAATGGCACCTGAACACAATTGATATCAAAGCTGCTTTTCTTCAGGGAAAAGAATTGTCTAGAAATGTCTATATTCGTCCTCCTCCAGAAGCAATGTGCAAAGGAAAGCTAtggaaactaaacaaatgtgtgtatggtttgGCAGATGCTTCGCTGTACTGCTACAATAAGGTAAAAGATACTATGCAACAGCTGTGAGGTCATGTATCACAGAGTGATCCTGCAGTGTTCTACTGGCTGGACAACAATGGTGAGTTGATTGGAATCCTCGCATCTCATGTTGATGATTTTCTGTGGGCTGGTTCGAAAACGTTTTCCTCCTTGGTCAACCCACATTTAAAAACAGCTTTTGAAGTTGGCTGTCAAGAGAGTGATAGTTTTAATTATGTGGGAATGGAAATCTCTTCTGGAAATGAAGAGATACATGTACATCAATGTACATATATAAGGAATCTTCAAACTTTTGTTATGGTTTATCTAACCAGAGCTGTGCAACATACAGCTCCACTGACAAACTTGGAAGCTGACATGCTGAGGTCTAAAATTGGACAAATCCAGTGGGTTGCTAGACAGAGTAGACCAGATATAATGTGTGACACTTCTCTCTTTGCTTCAACTACAAAACATGCTACTGTTCTGACTTTGCATGATGTAAACAAGCTTATCAGAAAACCAAAGTCAGATGAGGTGACTTTAAAATTTCAGAACCTGGGAAAAGACAGCTCCCTGAAACTGGTTATTTTTAGTGATGCCTCAATGGGAAATCCTCCGGATGGTGGTACTCAAGGTGGTCATCTAATTTTCTTGGTGGGAGAATATGGAAAATTTTCTTCtaaaattttctttaaacaacCTGCCAATTATCTGTGTGGCTGACAATCATTCTCCTTTTGAAGTCCACAAAGTCTGTTACAGAATGAAGAATCAGAACTTACGCTTCAAGACTGCTTTGAGAGTACAAACTGGAGTATGTTTAAAAATGCTGCTCTGAGAGAGAACTTTACTGTAGACTTGGAGGTGTATGCTGCAGCTGTAACTGGGCTAAATAAGCACATGTACTGAAATCATCATTCCCACAAAACACTGCAAGATCTATCCCAATAGTAAACCTTGGATCAACTGTGAGGTGTGGGCCATACTACGTGCCCGATccacagcatttttttcagGAGACATTGGGGAATACAAAAAGGCCAGATACAACCAACAAAAATCAATCAGGAAGGCCAAGAGAGACTACAGTCTGAAGCTGGAGGGATAATACACCACTGCAGATTCACGGTGCATGTAATGTAGCAAGGTCTTCAGTATATCACAGAGTAGTCAGAGGAATACATAACACCCAATGATTTTTATGCTCCCTTTGAGGCCTCAAACATTGGTCAACAGTGTAGGACTCTGGCCTCAGAGTCCATACTGGACACACCACTCACCATGTCATCAGCAGAGGTGTGCATGGCTCTGAGGAATACAAACCCATGGAAGGCAGCCGGCCCAGATATCACAGGGTTTGCTCATCGGAACTGGCTGACATATTAATGGACATCTATAATCTGTCCCTTGCTCAGGCCTTGGTGCCCACCTGCTTCAAGTCCACCACCATTATACCTCTCCCTAAGAAGAACACTGTAACCTTCCTGAATGACTATTATTCTGTTGCACTCACCCCAAGAGTCATGAAGTGTTTTGAAAGGATAGTCATGTCACACATAAAAAGGAACATTCCAACCACCTTGGACTCATTTCAGTTTGCATATTGACAAAACTGGTCTGCTTAAGTTGCTGTCAATACTACCATCCACACAGCCCTCACACACCTGGAGAGTAAGAACATGTTTGAGAATGCTATTCATTTACTACAGCTCGGCATTCAACACAGTTATTCCACACAGGCTCTTTCTGAAAAGCTCCTCACCCTTGTACTGACACTCTTTCTCTGTAACTGGGTGCTGAACTTCCTGGAAGACAGACACCAGTCAGTAATAGTGGGTAACCGGACATCAGGCATCAGAACTGTGAGCACAGGGACTCCCCAAGGATGTGTCCTGAGCCCACTGCTGTACACCCTCTTCACCTATGACTACATGACCTCCCAAACCAATACAAAGATAATAAAGTTTGCGGATGATACCACAGTCATCTGACTTATTACTGGTGGAGAGGAAACATCATACAGAACAGAAGTAGCAGGTCTGATATGCTGGTGTCAGGAAAATAATCTCTCCTTAAATGCATTTAAGACcaatgaaattattattgatCCCAGGAAAAGGAGGAAGGAGCAGCACAACCCAATCTACATCAGTGAGACAATTCCTTGAAAGACTGTACTTCTTACAAAGGCTGAGGAAATTTGGCATGTCAACCGAGATGCTCAGCAACTTCTacagatgtactgtacatttgaaAGTGTGATCACCAGCTCAATCACAGTGTGGCACGGAAGCTGCACTCTTCAGGACAGGAAAGCTCACCAGCTGGTCATAAAAACTGCAGTTTATCGGTGGTGGCCCTCCCATTACTCCAGGACATTTACAACACAAGGGTCATCAGGAGGCACAATACACAAGAGTGTGAGATCAAGGACAAAAAGACTCACAAACAGCTTCTATTCACAAGCCATTAGACTCCTGAACAACACTTAACACCACTACCTCATACCCCAAAACCCCCACTGACTGCTGCCACACTGAGTAGCTTATTCATGTTTATATACTTTAGTATACACTGTAGTTTTCcatactttttatttctattatttatttttattctttttgtaagGGAGATGTTTTTACTGTGCTCAAcctcttgaatcttgaatatcACGATCTGCTAAAGATCGTGATAGCTAAATTGCTGgaataaatcaacaaaaataattCTGAAAGACTATTCCTACAGTTGATTTCTCACAACACGTCCCAGAGGGTTCTGTCTTCAGCATCTCCAGTGGTACTTGCTGAGTGTGTGCCTGGTGCATCTGGTTGAACTTTAGATCATCCTTAATCAACTCAGTTATTCCAGTAGATACCTGGAAATTCAGTACTTGATGATTATTGAAATTGAACAGAtgttaaacatatataaaatacatatatgaATACATGTATAAGAGGAAGAGCAGTTGTAGGTTAGGGacacagcagtggcagctcagtggtcCTGAGATttcaactcacaaccttctggttGTTAGGCTAAAACGTTAACCTCTTAACTACCACTTCCCCTGTCCACACATTAATTGTCAATGTAACAGATGTtttagttcttttttatttcttaagtaAATCTTATATATTAAGTCAATTAGTAGTGTCTGCCATGCTGAAGATAAAATAGTTACGCAACAAagtaatatacaaatataaccctacattttgcattttatcAACAATATTTACTGATAAGATTTGCTGATACAAAGataacaaaaacactaaactggTCATGTAAACCTGTTAGCAGTAAAGCTTCTGACTTCCTCTGCAGCTTTGTGCAGTCTTTAAGCCTGACTGGCACTGATTTGTTTAAGTTTGAGATGACAGTTGTGCTTATTACTGTTTCAGTGATTGTGAGTTGATTGCAATCTTCCTTCCTTCAAAAAATTTCCCAGACATCATAAAGAGAAGCAGTGCATCCAGGTGGGACATACAGTCCCATAATTTGTGTAATTTATCTCTAATTTGTTGCTGTCCAATAAatggttttattaaaaacacaacatgcacCCACCCATACACTGATTGAACAACATTTGGCAAATGTCCTTATTCAGATTTATACTGTATAGCCTTTCTTTTAGAAAGACATCTTAATTTCCCAAAGGTtgttatactgtagtgtaatattgtaaacaggatgaagtaaaaaaaaagtaaatatggTACATAAACTGAAAACTTACACACAGAATAGCAGCTGTGGATTAATGAGAGGAAAAACTTACCACAGAATTTTGGGAACTGGTTAAAAGGTCATTGCAGAACCTTTTCTCTTGTTCCTGATGTTAAAACAAGCAGACAGAAGATATTCAAAAATTAGTGTTTAATGTTCACATCTGCAATAAGCCATTTCACTATTACTGGAAAATACACAGTAAACGTATGCTGTGATATAACTGATAATCcttaaaaatatatcattttcaGTGTGcagatatttctttttcttaacaTGTATCATATTGGGGGTTCAAGATTGGTAAGTCTGACGGATACAGATATGTTTAATTTAGAGATGTTAGTTCTGTTGGTTACAAGATTTCTTCCAATTAAGAGGTGGAACAAACAAAGAGTTTCATTGTCCAATGGatgttatttaaatgcaaaatgtgCACACACCAACTCAGTGTGGCTGCACTATTAACATATATTTCATGGAGCATTAATATTAGTGTGCaggattttgtttttacttctgtccatgactgaaaaaaacattattttacgTATGTCCACCTCTACATTTTTTTACAGGCTTTCCTTGCTTACATTCAGTAGCTCTTCGCACACCCTTTGGGCTTCATAGAATTGCCCCTCCAACCTATTCACTGAGCCTTGCAGTGTTTTTACTTGCTCCTTCAGTTTGCCATGCTCATGCTCCAGAGTACCCTAAGTGCCAGAAATGCCATATTCAGACACCACAAATGATCATTAATACATTAGTATACAGTAAGAAATGATAAAGTTTCTGAAGGACTGTTGTTCAGTTTTGGCTTATTCCTTTCAGCAAGTCAATCCCAAGTCAATTTCCAAAGTTTCTGAAGGGTCTATTATTAATTCACAATTTCAGTATCCTGACAAATTTTCAATTGGAATCAAAAAGGTCAGTAGTAGCCCATGCAAAGCCTTCTTCAGTTATTTTGGCTGTGCGTTTGAAGTTGCTGTCTTCTTGTaaaaagatgttttttgttGAAACATCCATCTCCCTAGAGACTCTGGAGTTTATTGGAgcataaaatttttttttagaccacCACCCATTTGATGGAAGTCTCAGGTCTTTGAAACTAACCACTTTAAATTCTTATGTACTAATGTGCAAATTTGTTAAGCTTGACTATTCTgacaattattaatattaaacatatacTGTTATCACTAAAATGCAGAAATTAATGATAGTAGTTATGGCTTTATAAAAATGCTTACCTTTAGTACCTTCTCATTTTGCTTAACCATCTCATCATACTTCACCTTTAGGAGTGTGTGAGCTTGTTGTTCCTGCTCACACTCCTGAAAGAAAGTAGAGTTTCAAACATAAGTGCTAAATCAGACAATTTTCTTCagttcaaatgtatttttaagtcTGCCTTAAAGCCAGATGTAGCCATATTACTAAAATGCCCATTTCTAAAATGCACAAAGTAATGATTGTAGTTATGTCTATAAAAATGTCCCTTCAATACCTCCTTATTCTGCTTTACCATCTTTATCAACCTATAATAATTCTCCTTTAGGAGCCTGTGAGCCTGCCGTTCCTGCTCACACTCCTGAAAGACAGTAGAGTTTCAAACATAAGTGCTAATGCAGACAATTTACttcagtttaaatgtatttttaaatctgCCTTAATGCCAGATAGTTATGAAAGCAGTTATGGCTTCATAAAAATGTTCCCTTGAGTACCTCCTCTCTCTGCTTTATCATGTTTAACAAGTCATCATGCATCTCCTTAAGAACCTTGAAAGTCTGTCTCTCCTGCTCACACTCCTGAAAGACAGTTGAGTTTCAAACATTAGTGATGAAAAAATGTCTTCAATTAAAACGTACACAAATGTCTTTTTacaattattactattaaacaTATACTCTTATCACTAAAATGCCTATTTCTAAAATGCAGATACTATAGTAATGATAGTAGTTATGGCTTTATAAAAATTGCAATAACACTGTCTGGTTTGGATTGTTTCTGGATAGTTTTAAGGCACAGATGAACATACTTTCCAATGTGgatatatttcattttctcaGCTATTTTGTAATACGATGTGTGAGAGGCTTTTCTCACTCACTTTGTCTTCACTGGGTTCCTCACTGTTCAGCTGAACACTGGAGACCTCGTCCTTCTCATGTTTTCCCCCAGCCTTGCCCAAAGACCGGTGAAAAAATGTTGAAggctttatttacttttacacacaTGTTTGCACAAAGTTTGTGCACCAAAATAAATTTGAAGGCATGTACAATAGACAAAGCATtgctaaagaaaaataaacaatattatatagtatataactAAAAAAATACTAACAGTGTTGCTTTTCAAATCTAAATATTTTGAACAATTACCTAAAATCTAGATATTTTACAGAGCtgtaatacaatacaaaatcaACTGCCTAACAGCTAATTTCTAGCTGgtaaattaatgtaaatgagGTTTTAGGAGTACCTCAGGGGTGGCTATGTCCAACTGTGTGTAATTGCATCCATCAGAAAAATTGAGAAAACCTGAAGAAACTCTCTGTACTGGGTCTAAATGCAAAAGCAAAACCATCATGTAAGCATGAATTCATCACTGATTAAATAAAGTGGGTtatttatataaagtaaatTTCAGAAAAGATTTTTAAGTAATTTCTGGaaatatgtatgaatgtatgtatgtaaatatatgaatgtgtgtgtaacatcatcGGGCTCACATTCCCTTCCCCATCACTGAAGGGATCCCTCACCCTAAAACTTACATttatgccacacacacacacacacacacacacacacacacacacacacacacacacacacacacacacacacacacacacacacacacacacacacacggcgttTGTACTGTACATCGCAAAGTATTGTTAGTTATTCTGCACACCAAGCGTTTGTTCCAGTGTTCACCTTTTACTTTCTGTTTACatcactgaaaaaaatgaaaacttaCGAAATTGAACCCTACCTCCGTCAACGGGTGTGTTTTCGATGCCCTTCAAACATCTCCGCATCTTATCCTCACgcttgtataaaaaatgtaatccgGCAGCAACTGCTACTGCTCCTAGTGCCCACACAGCAAATCTTGTCAAATTATTGAAACATAGCATTATACATCACTTTCACCTTTCCGAGTATTATAAACAGCGTATGACGTTTGTTGGAATCTGTGACGTTCCGTTCTTGAATCGTTCTTTTAGAACGTTTGTTGACTGTGACGTCGCAAAGAGCGTTTTAAATGAACGCAAGTCACACAAAATATCTAATGTTTAGTGAGTCATTAAATTTAAACCTGACACTGAATGTCGTGTCTTTTGTCGTGCATTTAAGAGATGGGGTCCGGTAAACTTtcatctgttcatttattttacccCAATCAACCATTAAGTATTCACTGGACTCCGGTACAGTTTTAAATtatcaattattttttaattgttacttaaattatttaaaatacttttctgATTGATTGACTTCTGTTAAGTTGGCAAACAGTGAAGATTAGTTGTATTTAAGCCCAAAACCTTGTATATTATGGAATTTATACATTCATTAAGTGCTACTGTCACTGCTGAAAGCAGAGGGCAAAACCTGTGTCACCTCAAGGGCAGCAAAATATGTATTATATGAGtcatatatatgaaaaaagagaattagattagattagattcaactttattggcATTACAcgtgtacaagtacaaggcaacgaaatgcagtttaggtctaaccagagtgcaatagttgcaagtgcaggatatacagtttgtacaagagttaaataagttaaaataaTGGCAATATGGCgtgatttacagatgtgtgatgattgtatataatatacaaaaagaatatatatgtactgtactatgaatatatgaatatcataaatctatgaatataatatacagatgaatatactgtatatgtgctatgaacataatatacagatgtctattactataaactaaaatttacagaagggtatgtgctataaacaaaatatattgatATTACGATAAACcgaaatatacaatatacaggaggatatgtactatgatcataatataatatactgctgttattatgaacagaaatCAGGTGGGTATATACAATAGTAAGGCAATGGTGACcagcaatgcaaaaaaggagagcaagtgtgcaaatgagcataattttatgtaacagtccattagtgcaataacgaATTGTGGGGTGTGATTGAGCTAATGTACAAGTGATGTTTAGACAGTCCATTAGCGCaatgagttgtgtgtgttggggtggtggtggggtggtgGGTGAGTTCAGTAgttcaataaagagacagagtgGCGGAGAGAAAGAGTGGCAGAGTTCAGTAAAGACACAGCTCTATAGGAAAAAAGCTGTTATTTAGTCGGCTGGTCCTGGTCCGGAAGCACCTGAAACGCCTGCCGGAGGGCAGAAGTGAAACACGAGCTCGAAGCAGACAGCGTTTCTTGTGGATGGCAGGAAGTGGAGTCCCTGTGATGCGCTGGGCGGTTTTCACCCCCCGCTGCAATGCCCTGCGACAGACTGTGACAGCTGGTTAGGATACTTTCTATTGCACGGCGGTAGAAGTTCACCAAGATATccgaggaaagctgatttttcttTAGAATGAGGAATGTGTTGTAACATttctaaattaataaaaacttaaaaataccTGCagcaattttatatattttttaatgagcCCTTtttgttcagttcaattcaacaTTCAATAAACTTATAATTTATTTCAGATTGCCTATATTCTACAATTTTACAAATTGACCAGTAGATGGCGACTGAGTATTCTGATGAAGTGTACTAATAAACTACACAGTagagccctgcgcgggactgtttttataaaccctgaatttctgaccaggaccgcccgcaagctgcgtgttccactcccgcccacacccgcaatgtttgtgtccactcccgcagattttttcttgagagcttgtgaaaatttttattgtatacaaatgatcagactaattattatttcagactaatgtccagaataacagaattaaacatgattccATTTAAGTGAGATagattaatactaatgctaatactaatactaatgctGATACTAatctccattcttattattaggctacacaccaaatcccaccgggtcccacggatctcccgctaaattttctgaccgcccactcccgcccggggcaaaggtgaaaccgcccgctcccgcgagatttgcgttgggtcccacgggagcccaatcccaatgcagccctctactacacagtacacaaatacacagtttACCAGCCACAGAGATGGTAAAAACCACAGCATGTTTGAGCctgaacaaaataaatccaGTAATAGTCCCAACGCtaattttgcattattttttttctggtgtGAAATAAATGCATACACTTTACATTGCATACTATCATTAAATAAGTCTACTAAGTCTAGTTCATACAGGAGCTTCATTGTAATAGGATTAAATTAATAGAAGTCAGTGCATTTAGCCATAATTGTAAATGGGGGTTAGTGTGATGGCAGACTCTGAGATTGATATGTTATGGGGCATTTCATGTACCATGCCATGACTCTTTGCTTTAACcggaaaacaaaaccaaacattaGTGGCAAAAAATTACATCAACAAAGTAATATTATCAGATCATTTATAATTCAATAGCATCTACTTAACCACACTCATACATCGTATCTCATCACTTTTTCCCTGTTTGACTATGTGtccattataaattattataatgataGTCTAAGTATAAGTATAATGACAGTATAAGtattttctgcgtgagaaatatgatgtgtggcgggagagcgtgacaaaaaaccaaaatgtgtgactgtcactctcaatgcatgacacttgacagccttGCGTTTGTGACTTGCGTTCATTTAAAACGCTCTGTGCGACGTCACAGACAACAAACATTCTAAAAGAACGATTTAAGAACGGAAAGTTACAGACTTCCTCCGAACTTCATAAGATCAAGCTGTTTATAATACTCGTGAAGGTGAAAGTGATGTATAATGCTATATTTCAATAATTTGACAAGATTTGCTGTGTGGGCACTAGGAGCtgtagcatgttttttttttgtaaattgagGATAAGATGCAGAGATGTTTGAAGGGCGTCAAAGACACACCAGTCGTTttaatattcatacatacaatGAACAGGGAAGGAAGttctagttgaagtgtttcatgaataagtaggccTTCAACCGTCGTTTGAAAATTCCACCACCTTGCCACAACataaaagagtcttgtagtatacttacctcttaccctgagagatggtggatcCAGTCGAGCAGTACTGGTAGATCTGAgagtgtggggtgcagtgcgaggagtgattggggctttgaggtaagagggaacTGGACCGTTTTTtcctttgtaggcaagcataaGTGTTTTGAATCAGCTACTAGAAGCCAGTGGATGGagcgcagcagcggggtggtatgtgagaactttggcaggttaaAAGCAAgccaggcagctgcattttggatcttTTGCAAaggacgaattgcgttcataggtaggcCTGCCAGCAGAgcgttgcagtagtccagtcttgaaatgacaagagttTGAACAAGATTGAAcaacctgagcagcctgtgtggacattagcaacatgagaggaaaaggtcAGTGTTTACCCCACAGTTGCAAGCtatgactgaaggggagatccgATCATTATGACCTGGGTATGAATCACCTAGGATGATCAACAGTTCAGTTTTTCTATGAATGATCTTAAattgatgagcagtcatccatggggatatttctgccagacttGAGATCTGATCaaaagctgtggtatctgagggtgggaaagagagataagttgtgtatcatcagcatagcagatgtcactcccctccatgttacctgatatgagtgtTCTTCCAGGTacgaagcaaaccattcccatgctgGTCCACAAATCctaagactcctgagggtggacaagagagtgtTGTGGTTGACTGTATCAAACGGTgatgaaaggtcaaggaggataaggacggatgacagtttggctgatctagcagcatgtagtttttcagagacatccaaaagggctgtctctgtggaatgagctgctttaaagccagactggttggcaTCTTGGAgattgttctgtgagagatagacagacagttgattatagacactGCTTTCAATAATTTTTAACCAGTTAGATGGTGAGCAATATTCAAATTTTAACGTAGACGTGGGTTTCGTGGAGTGAAAATCAATATGTGGGGCTTTATTTGAAAATTAAAGCATACATTCTGAAATGTAAGGCAGAGAATAATCGGGTAACAGGTACATAGAGTTCAAAAAGCAGAATAGCAATAAGGGAACCATAAAAATCCAAAAGCGCAGGATTAAAAAAACGTGAACACTGGAACAAATGGCTTGGTGTGAAGAATAGCTAACAATACTTGCAAAGtacaaacactgtgtgtgttataaatgtaaGTAATTATGGAAGTGATCCGGAAGTACTGATCCGTTTTTGGGTTTTTGGGTGAGGGATCCCTTAGGTGATGAGGAGGGGAATGTGAGCCCGATgattttcatatatttacatacatacattcatacatatttaattcatacaaaaagatttaaaaatcttttctgAAATTTACTCAATGATGAATGCATGCTTACATGATGGTTTTGCTTCTTCAGGTTCTCTTCATTCCTCTAATGGATACAATTACACACAGTTGGACATGGCCACCCCTGAGGTACTCCTTAAACctcatttacattaatttacCAGCTAGAAATGAGCTGTTAGGCAGTTGATTTTGTATTACAGTTCTATGCAATATCTAACAATATTTTAGGTCATCGTTTAATTTATCTAGATTTGAAAAGCAACACAGTAATTTTATAGTTACCATGTATGTATATGAGCTGTCTGTTAAAACtatacatgtttttattaaCTTCTTGGTTCTTATGAATTCATCTTTGCTCAAatcatgtctgtgtatgtgtttcttttttttatatgttcaCATTGGAAATGATCTTCACCTGTGCCTTAAAACTATCTGCAAGAAATAA from Tachysurus fulvidraco isolate hzauxx_2018 chromosome 2, HZAU_PFXX_2.0, whole genome shotgun sequence encodes the following:
- the LOC113655191 gene encoding putative golgin subfamily A member 6-like protein 19 isoform X5, producing MLCFNNLTRFAVWALGAVAVAAGLHFLYKREDKMRRCLKGIENTPVDGGRVQFHPVQRVSSGFLNFSDGCNYTQLDIATPEAGGKHEKDEVSSVQLNSEEPSEDKECEQERQTFKVLKEMHDDLLNMIKQREEECEQERQAHRLLKENYYRLIKMVKQNKEECEQEQQAHTLLKVKYDEMVKQNEKVLKGTLEHEHGKLKEQVKTLQGSVNRLEGQFYEAQRVCEELLNEQEKRFCNDLLTSSQNSVVSTGITEPSAEDDLKFNSMHQAHTQQVPLETLKPELFGTRFETLNEQMRQQDYNVLWLHYEKTLRSLAEAEEVANTAVASNNELEYMNSILMEKVKMQHEIVKKLERQLCEDQKTRVKLFKSSLVHENARLKEQVKTLQDSVEKLERKLHECHCTHEENLELQKENINVTEELKSMQSSTENLCSISNKDIGHSTK